From a region of the Sporosarcina ureilytica genome:
- a CDS encoding cyclase family protein translates to MKMYDVTATIYEGMTVYKNKPEKQPKFNTVTNGYVTETRMELDVHTGTHVDAPLHMVVDGDTFESVPLESLVGQSKLFDLTEVKDGITKADLEKFNIEKGDFVLLKTKNSFEEDFNFNFIYLTKDGAEYLTEIGVRGVGIDTLGIERDQEGHPTHKTLFGDKIIIIEGLRFKEVAQGEYFMVAAPLKIEGTDASPARVLLFEGLR, encoded by the coding sequence ATGAAAATGTACGATGTAACTGCAACAATTTATGAGGGAATGACGGTCTATAAAAATAAACCGGAGAAACAGCCTAAGTTTAATACTGTCACAAACGGGTATGTTACTGAAACGCGAATGGAATTAGATGTACATACAGGTACCCATGTCGATGCACCGTTACACATGGTTGTTGACGGCGACACATTTGAGTCTGTTCCACTAGAAAGTCTTGTCGGGCAGTCGAAGTTATTTGATCTAACGGAAGTGAAAGATGGCATTACAAAGGCAGATTTAGAGAAGTTCAACATTGAAAAAGGTGATTTCGTTTTATTAAAAACGAAGAACTCTTTTGAAGAAGATTTTAACTTCAATTTTATTTATTTAACGAAAGACGGCGCTGAATATCTTACTGAAATTGGTGTTCGTGGTGTAGGGATTGACACGCTTGGAATTGAAAGAGACCAAGAAGGCCATCCGACACACAAAACGTTATTTGGCGATAAGATTATTATTATAGAAGGACTTCGATTTAAGGAAGTAGCGCAAGGTGAATATTTCATGGTCGCTGCGCCACTCAAAATAGAAGGTACAGATGCATCACCTGCACGAGTGCTATTGTTTGAAGGATTAAGATAA
- a CDS encoding metal-sensitive transcriptional regulator, giving the protein MSKSTVQPNKQQLLNRLKRIEGQVRGVHQMIENDRYCVDVLHQISAIQSAMNKVSLALLEDHTNHCVIKAIKDENGEEAIKELMSVMKTMTK; this is encoded by the coding sequence ATGTCGAAATCGACAGTCCAACCAAATAAACAACAACTTTTAAATCGTTTAAAACGCATTGAAGGCCAGGTTCGCGGCGTTCATCAAATGATCGAAAACGACCGGTATTGCGTAGACGTTTTGCATCAAATTAGTGCGATTCAATCAGCAATGAATAAAGTTTCTTTAGCGCTACTAGAAGACCATACGAATCATTGCGTGATTAAAGCGATTAAAGATGAAAACGGCGAAGAAGCAATCAAAGAGCTGATGAGTGTCATGAAAACGATGACGAAATAA
- the sigI gene encoding RNA polymerase sigma-I factor: MLLSIVQGFFNIKSNTAVDELVLKAKNGDEKVMNDLLIAYTPFMKKTASFVCKRFIDEHDDEFSVAMSGFYEAILNYNLKENSSLTTFSHLIIKRRLIDYIRKESARNDAVNLVKDGDEDKELEHYLFNQISITSYSKEQQALKRREEIMEYNQLLKKFNMSFQDLVKSSPKHADSRKTAFQIAQIIATTPEFYTYLMERKRLPMKELEELVEVSRKTIERQRKYIIAVTLLINSNFVYIKEYLKGEFM, from the coding sequence ATGCTTTTATCTATTGTACAAGGGTTTTTCAATATAAAGTCTAATACGGCAGTAGATGAGCTAGTATTAAAGGCAAAGAATGGCGATGAGAAGGTAATGAACGACCTTCTCATCGCGTACACTCCGTTCATGAAAAAAACGGCTTCATTCGTTTGCAAAAGATTCATTGATGAGCATGACGATGAGTTTAGTGTAGCGATGAGTGGTTTTTATGAGGCAATATTAAATTATAACTTAAAAGAGAATTCATCATTAACAACTTTTTCTCATTTGATTATAAAAAGAAGATTGATTGATTATATCCGAAAAGAATCAGCAAGAAATGATGCGGTAAATTTAGTAAAAGATGGCGATGAAGATAAAGAGTTAGAGCATTACCTATTTAATCAAATATCGATAACGTCTTATTCTAAAGAGCAGCAAGCATTGAAACGGCGCGAGGAAATAATGGAATACAATCAGCTCCTCAAAAAATTTAACATGTCTTTCCAAGATCTTGTGAAATCATCTCCGAAACATGCCGATTCAAGAAAGACAGCTTTTCAAATTGCACAAATTATAGCGACAACACCCGAGTTTTATACATATCTTATGGAACGTAAAAGATTGCCGATGAAAGAGTTAGAAGAACTTGTCGAAGTTTCTAGAAAGACGATTGAACGACAAAGGAAATATATCATCGCTGTCACATTACTGATAAACAGCAATTTCGTGTATATAAAGGAATATCTAAAAGGGGAATTCATGTGA
- a CDS encoding RraA family protein — protein sequence MTINYIEEYSKLPTTCISDALKGENAMDISIKPLANYKVAGRAYTVKIPKGQNKELLRAIKEASKDDVLVIDAEEDTSKAIAGDFVLGMAKTLGIKGVVTNGVIRDIEDIINLDFPVFCKGTTISAGSKSDGGYSEVPISCGGVVVNHGDIIVGDRDGVIVVPKEIEAEVLEKAKKKLQRDEERENKVSNNIDAIHKYIDTILQK from the coding sequence ATGACGATTAATTATATTGAAGAATATTCAAAGCTTCCTACGACATGTATCTCAGATGCATTAAAAGGTGAAAATGCAATGGATATTTCAATCAAGCCATTGGCAAATTATAAGGTTGCCGGGAGGGCGTACACTGTAAAAATCCCAAAAGGACAGAACAAAGAGCTATTAAGGGCGATAAAAGAAGCAAGTAAAGATGATGTGCTTGTCATTGACGCTGAAGAGGATACTTCAAAGGCGATTGCAGGTGACTTCGTTTTAGGAATGGCTAAAACGCTTGGAATTAAGGGAGTTGTAACGAACGGGGTTATTCGGGATATAGAAGATATTATCAACCTGGATTTCCCTGTATTTTGTAAAGGCACAACGATAAGCGCTGGGAGCAAGTCGGATGGAGGATATTCCGAAGTACCAATTAGCTGCGGAGGTGTTGTGGTGAATCACGGTGACATCATTGTAGGGGACCGTGATGGTGTAATTGTTGTGCCAAAAGAAATAGAAGCGGAGGTATTAGAGAAGGCAAAAAAGAAACTGCAGCGGGATGAGGAAAGAGAAAATAAAGTTTCTAATAATATAGACGCGATTCATAAATATATCGATACTATTCTACAGAAGTAA
- the zwf gene encoding glucose-6-phosphate dehydrogenase, with product MKNEDLLTKFIEVDALQEVKSSKDIQALTFVLFGATGDLAKRKLFPALYNLFLAEKLPNSFSVIGLGRREWSHEFFHSKIEESLRTYARKDVQEDSLQDFLNHFQYSPLDVTDKSAYKRLQTHIEDREIELNIPGNRLFYLAVDPNLVEVITENLHASGLNQTSGWRRLVVEKPFGTDLKSAQQLNKKLSEAFDEMEIYRIDHYLGKPMVQNLASLVFANPALASLLDLKQIANVQITASETVGVETRAAYYDNAGAIRDMVQNHLLQLVMMTALHLPENITAEEIGNKKIEVIESLKPIEKEDAHKHVIRGQYRAGEVLDTPVIGYLDEPGVPENSMNDTYFAARLHIDNPVWGEIPFYIRTGKRLDQKSTRIVFEFKKQKRALIPAEELVPNLLTLEINPSEGISLKLNIKEPSSERFKPTCINFKTNTDDQSDAYELLLFDAMLGNATFFAHWDEVELSWKWIQPLLEAFENNLLPLHTYPAGSTGPEAADELLKSNNFKWW from the coding sequence ATGAAAAACGAAGATCTGTTGACCAAATTTATCGAGGTGGATGCCTTACAAGAAGTCAAGAGCAGCAAAGATATACAGGCCCTAACTTTTGTTTTATTTGGAGCAACGGGCGACTTAGCGAAACGTAAATTATTCCCCGCTTTATATAATTTATTTCTAGCTGAAAAATTGCCGAACTCATTTTCGGTCATTGGCTTGGGGAGAAGAGAGTGGTCTCACGAATTTTTCCACTCGAAAATAGAAGAATCACTTCGAACCTATGCAAGAAAAGATGTTCAAGAGGACAGCTTACAAGACTTTTTAAATCACTTTCAATACAGCCCATTAGACGTCACTGATAAGTCTGCCTATAAACGGCTACAAACACATATTGAAGACAGGGAGATTGAACTCAATATACCAGGTAACCGTCTGTTCTATTTAGCTGTGGACCCGAACTTAGTTGAAGTCATCACAGAAAACCTTCATGCAAGCGGTCTCAATCAGACAAGTGGATGGAGAAGACTCGTTGTCGAGAAGCCATTTGGGACTGATTTAAAATCTGCCCAACAATTAAACAAAAAATTAAGCGAAGCGTTTGATGAGATGGAAATTTATAGAATCGACCATTATCTAGGAAAACCTATGGTGCAAAACCTTGCATCACTCGTATTTGCAAACCCTGCATTGGCCTCATTATTAGACCTTAAACAAATCGCCAACGTCCAAATTACGGCAAGTGAAACGGTCGGGGTTGAGACACGTGCCGCCTATTACGACAATGCAGGCGCAATCCGTGATATGGTACAAAACCATCTCCTTCAACTAGTGATGATGACAGCTTTACATTTACCTGAAAATATTACGGCGGAAGAAATCGGTAATAAGAAAATCGAAGTGATTGAATCACTTAAACCAATTGAAAAAGAAGATGCCCATAAACATGTGATTCGTGGTCAATATCGTGCCGGGGAAGTGTTAGATACCCCTGTCATTGGTTATTTGGATGAACCAGGCGTTCCCGAAAACTCAATGAATGACACATATTTCGCCGCACGCTTACATATCGATAATCCGGTGTGGGGGGAAATTCCTTTTTATATACGAACTGGAAAACGATTAGACCAAAAGTCTACACGCATTGTTTTCGAATTTAAGAAACAAAAAAGAGCTTTAATCCCTGCTGAAGAGCTCGTACCTAATCTACTGACACTTGAAATTAATCCAAGTGAAGGGATTTCTTTAAAACTCAATATTAAAGAACCTTCAAGTGAACGGTTTAAACCTACTTGCATTAATTTCAAAACAAATACAGACGATCAATCAGACGCTTATGAATTGCTATTGTTTGATGCAATGCTTGGTAATGCAACATTTTTTGCGCATTGGGATGAAGTTGAATTATCTTGGAAATGGATTCAGCCATTGCTGGAAGCGTTTGAAAACAACCTGTTGCCGCTACATACTTATCCGGCCGGCTCCACTGGTCCTGAAGCAGCAGACGAACTACTTAAATCGAACAATTTTAAGTGGTGGTAA
- a CDS encoding bile acid:sodium symporter family protein, whose translation MKTLERISQFAGNTFAIWVLLFAGLAFFMPESFTWIGQYISILLGVIMFGMGMTLSVDDFGEVFKQPKKVFIGVLGQFTIMPLIAFLLAVGLRLPPEVAAGVILVGCCPGGTSSNVMTFLARGNVALSVAITSVTTLLAPIVTPALILLLASRWLPVSAGDMFLSVVKIVVVPIALGIIAKMLFKKQVEKSVKAMPLVSVVAIVAIVAAVVSGSQQKIAEIGLLILLVVILHNMLGYLVGYWLARLLKLDYSDQKAISIEVGMQNSGLGAALATAHFSPLAAVPSAIFSVWHNISGSLLATWWSKKSDKE comes from the coding sequence ATGAAGACATTGGAAAGAATTAGTCAGTTTGCAGGCAATACTTTCGCAATATGGGTATTGTTATTCGCAGGACTGGCATTTTTTATGCCCGAGAGCTTTACATGGATTGGGCAATACATATCTATATTACTTGGTGTTATTATGTTTGGAATGGGGATGACCCTATCAGTAGATGATTTTGGGGAAGTGTTTAAACAACCTAAAAAAGTGTTTATCGGTGTACTTGGACAGTTTACAATTATGCCGCTTATTGCTTTTTTACTTGCGGTTGGACTTAGGCTGCCTCCGGAGGTTGCTGCGGGTGTGATTCTTGTTGGTTGTTGTCCGGGTGGAACATCTTCAAACGTCATGACTTTCCTGGCGAGAGGAAATGTCGCATTATCTGTAGCGATTACATCTGTTACTACTTTATTAGCACCGATTGTTACACCCGCATTGATTTTATTGTTGGCAAGCAGATGGTTACCAGTTTCCGCAGGCGATATGTTTTTGTCAGTTGTTAAAATTGTAGTTGTTCCGATTGCGCTTGGAATTATTGCAAAAATGCTATTCAAAAAGCAAGTTGAGAAAAGTGTAAAAGCAATGCCGCTCGTTTCGGTGGTTGCAATCGTTGCGATTGTAGCAGCAGTTGTTAGCGGAAGTCAGCAAAAGATTGCTGAAATTGGCCTTTTGATTTTACTTGTTGTTATTTTACATAATATGCTTGGTTATTTAGTAGGCTATTGGCTCGCTCGACTACTGAAGTTAGATTATTCTGATCAAAAGGCAATTTCTATAGAAGTTGGGATGCAGAACTCTGGACTTGGGGCAGCATTGGCAACAGCTCACTTTTCACCGCTCGCAGCAGTACCAAGTGCAATCTTCAGCGTTTGGCATAATATTTCAGGCTCGTTGCTTGCCACATGGTGGAGTAAAAAATCGGATAAGGAATAA
- a CDS encoding anti-sigma factor domain-containing protein yields MRTYKGIVCEKKKKYMIFLTSEGEFLRGIPIGKTPDIGDETNFQLVPFREKAKFRFIGPAIAAAMLLLFISATLFTKNNQVMAYVQLETDTAVELEVNRNGKVIAVRDLKETTESNYYLTKWKGQKLEAVLDSIIKDTITRDSNKQVMITTVFSDSKNAGKVQEIVGDAVHNVRGEYEEFDWRISKSTEKERKTANEQKISIHELKKMNEEVPAKGKNLPSTINDSQKVVPTVPANEKENEGQFNKDSGPSAPPAQKNNEKLDQGENRGEQKREEQLENRELKPKPAPVKESQRDSNASNKNRGKVNENPSSKQKEKNSDSQKKNDSPSENNKGK; encoded by the coding sequence ATGCGAACTTATAAAGGCATTGTTTGCGAAAAGAAAAAAAAATATATGATATTTCTCACGAGTGAGGGAGAGTTCCTAAGAGGGATTCCAATTGGTAAAACACCGGATATCGGTGATGAAACTAACTTCCAACTTGTTCCTTTTAGAGAAAAAGCGAAATTCCGATTTATTGGACCGGCTATTGCTGCAGCTATGCTTCTTTTATTTATTAGTGCAACTTTGTTTACCAAAAATAATCAAGTGATGGCATATGTCCAACTTGAAACTGATACAGCCGTGGAGCTGGAGGTCAATCGGAATGGAAAAGTAATTGCTGTGCGGGATTTGAAGGAAACAACCGAATCTAACTATTACTTAACGAAGTGGAAAGGTCAGAAACTTGAAGCTGTTTTAGATTCTATAATAAAGGATACGATAACCAGAGACAGCAACAAACAAGTAATGATAACAACTGTATTTTCAGATTCAAAAAATGCGGGTAAGGTTCAAGAGATAGTCGGAGATGCTGTACACAATGTACGGGGCGAATATGAAGAGTTTGATTGGCGTATTTCTAAAAGCACGGAAAAAGAGAGAAAAACCGCGAATGAACAGAAAATCTCTATCCATGAACTTAAGAAGATGAATGAAGAAGTACCGGCGAAGGGAAAAAATCTGCCTTCAACTATAAATGATTCCCAGAAAGTGGTTCCGACAGTGCCTGCGAATGAAAAAGAGAATGAGGGACAATTTAATAAAGACTCCGGTCCATCTGCTCCTCCTGCCCAGAAAAACAACGAAAAGTTGGATCAGGGAGAAAATCGAGGAGAGCAGAAGCGGGAAGAACAGCTTGAAAATCGAGAGCTGAAACCTAAACCTGCCCCTGTTAAAGAATCTCAGCGGGATTCAAACGCATCGAATAAAAACCGTGGGAAGGTTAATGAAAATCCTTCTTCTAAACAGAAGGAAAAAAATTCGGATTCTCAAAAAAAGAACGACTCACCAAGCGAAAACAATAAAGGAAAATAG
- the copZ gene encoding copper chaperone CopZ has translation MKEVLKVEGMSCNHCVNAIESSVGELNGVSLVNVNLDQKNVTVQFDNEKTTLANIKETIEDQGFDVNS, from the coding sequence ATGAAAGAAGTTTTAAAAGTTGAAGGTATGTCATGTAATCATTGTGTAAATGCTATTGAATCAAGCGTTGGTGAATTAAATGGTGTGTCGCTTGTAAACGTCAATCTTGACCAAAAAAATGTGACAGTCCAGTTTGATAATGAAAAAACAACGCTTGCCAATATTAAAGAAACGATTGAAGACCAAGGCTTTGACGTAAATTCTTAA
- the serA gene encoding phosphoglycerate dehydrogenase — MFKVLVSDPISDFGLQQLMDADDVEVIKQTGLSEAELISIIGEFDALLVRSQTTVTERIMEAGVKLKVIGRAGVGVDNIDLEAATNRGIIVINAPDGNTITTCEHTFAMMMALARHIPQAYAKTVNGQWDRKSFLGVELRNKKLGVFGLGRIGIEVSKRAIAFGMTVLGYDPFMPEERAKQLGIQLTTLDEIVRAADFMTVHTPLTNETHHMIGKPQFEVMKPGMRIINCARGGIIDELALIEALDEGIVAGAAFDVFENEPPAPDHPFFSHPKMIVTPHLGASTMEAQENVAIDVSEQVMHILRNEPFKNAVNMPSIPLELLNRLQPYFKLCEHLGNSLAQMTDGAVREITIECAGELADLDTTPLSPYVLKGVLTHHLGAEQVNIVNALHLAKQRDIQLVFKKSLFSQISSSKITIRLKTTEEERWVTGSSVTGIGDRLIKIGPYPVDLSPQGHLLLISQQDEPGIIGQVGMVLGANGINIASMQVGRQEVGGSAVMILEIDHQASKTVIEELKAIPDIKRVREVNFD; from the coding sequence ATGTTTAAAGTTTTAGTGTCAGATCCGATTAGTGATTTTGGATTACAACAGTTAATGGATGCTGATGATGTAGAAGTGATTAAGCAGACAGGATTAAGTGAAGCGGAACTTATTTCGATAATCGGTGAATTTGATGCGCTGCTTGTCCGTTCTCAGACGACAGTAACCGAACGTATTATGGAAGCCGGCGTTAAATTGAAAGTAATCGGTCGTGCGGGAGTCGGCGTTGACAACATTGATTTAGAAGCCGCAACAAACCGAGGAATTATTGTTATTAACGCACCTGATGGGAACACGATTACTACGTGTGAACACACATTTGCGATGATGATGGCATTAGCAAGGCATATTCCACAAGCATACGCGAAAACAGTTAATGGACAGTGGGATCGTAAATCATTTCTTGGTGTGGAATTACGAAACAAGAAACTTGGTGTGTTTGGACTAGGTCGTATTGGAATTGAAGTTTCTAAACGGGCAATCGCATTTGGCATGACGGTTCTCGGTTATGACCCTTTCATGCCGGAAGAACGTGCGAAGCAACTAGGTATTCAACTGACCACCCTAGACGAAATCGTGCGTGCAGCAGATTTTATGACTGTTCATACGCCGCTTACAAATGAAACCCATCATATGATCGGCAAACCACAATTCGAAGTGATGAAACCAGGAATGCGAATTATTAATTGTGCTCGCGGAGGTATCATTGACGAATTGGCCCTCATCGAAGCACTTGATGAAGGAATTGTAGCAGGAGCTGCCTTTGATGTGTTTGAAAATGAGCCGCCAGCGCCAGATCATCCTTTCTTTTCACATCCAAAGATGATTGTCACACCACACTTAGGTGCATCCACTATGGAGGCACAAGAAAATGTAGCGATTGACGTGTCCGAGCAAGTCATGCATATTTTACGCAATGAACCATTCAAAAATGCAGTGAATATGCCTTCTATTCCGCTCGAGTTACTAAATCGACTGCAACCATACTTCAAATTGTGTGAACATCTAGGAAATTCACTTGCGCAGATGACTGACGGTGCAGTACGTGAAATTACAATCGAATGTGCAGGCGAATTGGCTGATTTAGATACCACTCCATTGAGTCCGTATGTGCTTAAAGGTGTTCTAACGCATCATCTCGGTGCAGAACAAGTAAATATCGTGAATGCGCTCCACCTGGCTAAGCAGCGCGACATTCAACTTGTCTTCAAGAAGTCGCTTTTCTCACAAATTTCTTCTAGCAAGATTACGATTCGTTTAAAAACTACAGAAGAAGAACGCTGGGTGACTGGTTCTTCAGTTACTGGCATAGGAGATCGACTGATTAAAATTGGACCTTATCCTGTAGATCTCTCTCCACAGGGTCATTTATTGTTAATTTCGCAGCAAGACGAGCCGGGAATCATTGGCCAGGTTGGAATGGTACTCGGTGCTAACGGGATTAATATCGCTAGTATGCAAGTAGGGCGCCAAGAAGTCGGCGGTTCTGCGGTAATGATTTTAGAGATCGATCATCAAGCATCTAAAACCGTCATTGAGGAATTGAAAGCAATTCCAGATATCAAAAGAGTTCGTGAAGTTAATTTCGACTGA
- a CDS encoding DsbA family protein gives MNQKNNMMCDMETGICGPAGENADAMEFIDLSAQKKTIELYYVTDPICSHCWALEPVLRKFVDQYSQYFNMHTVMGGLLEKWEGFADVSNGISSPADVAGHWREVGEHSRMPIDGTVWYDNPIESSFIPSRVYKVIQEKNPALANPFLRRAREELFAFNQNIAQDETLIKLVNQIGLNGEEIVQESKLPEANTSLQEDFQLVRQLGVRGFPTIVMVNEEQQGVRIVGARTLEDYTNALQKLLPNETLRAEQLSNLETLLQREKLLFSREIEAYYSIEQNEIDAFIQQQLPQDTYTADSILGEKYIRCQSPKQIC, from the coding sequence ATGAATCAGAAAAATAATATGATGTGTGATATGGAAACGGGAATTTGTGGTCCGGCTGGTGAAAATGCGGACGCAATGGAGTTTATCGATTTATCAGCACAGAAAAAAACAATTGAGCTTTACTATGTAACGGATCCAATCTGTTCTCATTGTTGGGCATTAGAACCAGTTCTTCGTAAGTTTGTAGATCAGTACAGTCAATATTTCAATATGCATACAGTCATGGGAGGATTGCTTGAAAAGTGGGAAGGGTTTGCAGACGTAAGCAACGGCATTTCTAGTCCTGCAGATGTTGCGGGACACTGGAGAGAAGTTGGTGAACATTCACGTATGCCGATTGACGGAACGGTTTGGTACGACAATCCAATCGAATCGTCATTTATCCCATCTCGCGTATACAAAGTCATTCAAGAAAAGAATCCAGCGTTAGCCAATCCATTTTTACGTCGTGCACGAGAGGAACTTTTCGCTTTTAATCAAAACATTGCACAAGATGAAACTTTAATTAAACTCGTCAACCAAATCGGTCTAAACGGAGAAGAAATTGTACAGGAGTCAAAGCTTCCGGAAGCAAACACTTCATTACAAGAAGATTTTCAACTCGTCCGTCAGTTAGGCGTCCGCGGCTTCCCGACAATTGTCATGGTAAATGAAGAACAACAAGGTGTGCGAATCGTTGGTGCGCGTACACTAGAAGACTATACGAATGCACTCCAAAAGTTATTGCCGAATGAAACGTTACGCGCGGAACAGCTTTCTAATTTAGAAACATTACTGCAACGAGAGAAATTATTGTTCTCACGTGAAATTGAAGCATATTACTCCATTGAACAAAATGAAATAGATGCATTTATTCAGCAGCAATTGCCTCAAGATACTTATACAGCGGACAGCATTCTTGGTGAAAAATATATTCGGTGCCAGTCGCCGAAACAAATATGTTAA
- a CDS encoding winged helix-turn-helix transcriptional regulator, translated as MEVCPYLESCFEILGRRWNGLIIHYLSNCPEFTAHFSEIRRDLSDITPRSLSLKLTELMEFGLVEKEVTTGTPVVITYHLTEKGLQLANALQPVHEWAQQHIKLEEKT; from the coding sequence TTGGAAGTTTGTCCTTACTTAGAATCATGCTTTGAGATTTTAGGAAGACGTTGGAATGGGCTTATTATTCATTACTTGTCAAATTGTCCAGAGTTTACAGCGCATTTTTCTGAAATTAGACGTGATTTGAGTGATATTACCCCGCGATCGCTTTCATTGAAATTAACAGAACTGATGGAGTTTGGCTTGGTCGAAAAGGAAGTAACAACAGGAACACCCGTCGTCATAACGTATCATCTGACTGAAAAAGGTCTGCAATTGGCAAACGCCTTGCAGCCAGTTCATGAATGGGCACAACAACATATCAAGCTTGAGGAAAAAACTTAA
- the serC gene encoding 3-phosphoserine/phosphohydroxythreonine transaminase — MKQSIRTVYNFNAGPSALPLPVLEKAQQELINFRGTGMSIMELSHRSKAYDDVHNDAIARLRKLYSIPENYEVLFLQGGASLQFSMIPMNFLKPSQKAGYLMTGVWAEKAFDEAKLFGEPYEIASTKERNHNSIPNSKDLQYNENDAYVHLTSNNTIYGTQWKEFPNTGNVPLVADMSSDIMSKPIDVSKFGLIYAGAQKNLGPSGVTVVIIRKDLLEKANQEIPTMLKYNTHAKSNSLYHTPPTFGIYMLGEVLRWIEDLGGLEVVAKQNETKAKYIYDVIDGSNGFYLGHAEPASRSYMNITFRLADEELEKKFLAEAQEAGFVGLNGHRSVGGCRASAYNSVPVEACIALSEFMTRFQENNS, encoded by the coding sequence TTGAAACAAAGTATTCGAACTGTCTATAATTTTAACGCTGGCCCATCCGCACTACCGTTGCCAGTTTTAGAAAAAGCACAACAAGAGCTAATCAACTTTCGTGGTACTGGCATGTCGATTATGGAACTTAGTCATCGCAGTAAAGCTTATGATGATGTACATAATGATGCGATTGCACGTTTAAGAAAACTATATTCGATTCCTGAAAACTATGAAGTGCTTTTCCTACAAGGCGGGGCAAGTCTTCAGTTTTCCATGATTCCCATGAACTTTTTAAAGCCTTCACAAAAAGCGGGCTATCTAATGACGGGTGTTTGGGCGGAAAAAGCATTTGATGAAGCGAAATTATTCGGGGAACCTTATGAGATTGCTAGTACGAAAGAGCGTAACCATAACTCAATCCCAAATAGTAAAGACCTACAGTATAACGAAAATGACGCTTATGTCCACCTAACATCTAATAACACCATTTACGGGACCCAGTGGAAAGAGTTCCCGAACACAGGAAATGTTCCACTCGTTGCGGATATGTCCAGTGACATTATGTCTAAACCAATTGACGTGAGTAAATTTGGGCTTATTTACGCTGGGGCACAAAAGAACCTTGGACCATCAGGAGTAACAGTGGTCATTATTCGTAAAGATTTGCTCGAGAAAGCAAATCAAGAAATACCAACGATGTTAAAGTATAATACGCACGCAAAAAGCAATTCACTTTATCATACACCGCCAACTTTCGGCATCTATATGCTCGGTGAAGTGCTCCGTTGGATAGAAGATTTAGGTGGATTAGAAGTAGTGGCTAAACAAAACGAAACAAAGGCTAAGTATATTTATGATGTGATTGATGGCAGTAACGGCTTCTATTTAGGGCATGCAGAGCCTGCTAGTCGCTCTTACATGAATATTACGTTCCGACTTGCCGATGAGGAGCTGGAAAAGAAATTCTTAGCGGAAGCACAGGAAGCAGGTTTTGTCGGTTTAAATGGACACCGTTCTGTTGGTGGATGCCGCGCATCCGCTTATAACTCCGTCCCTGTAGAAGCATGTATTGCACTAAGTGAGTTTATGACTCGATTCCAAGAGAACAACAGTTAA